One Halomonas sp. M4R1S46 genomic window carries:
- a CDS encoding lysine N(6)-hydroxylase/L-ornithine N(5)-oxygenase family protein, whose product MTDSRVLDLAGLGAGPFNLSIAALADSHLPDLATRFFERRRDPSWHPGLMLPDTHLQTGFLKDLVTAVAPDSRHSFLSYLVAHRRFYRFLNTETGTVSRAEFSDYLRWAARRLDNVSLGEPVREVMLDRAGFRLRTDHGDYRARHLSLGTGKRPWLPDFASAYQGPHCLHAADIAHHRRDFSGRRVVIVGGGQSGADVFLNALRGHWGQPRALSWVSRRRNFEPLDETAFTNEYFTPDYTRLFHGLPRDVREREVAAQKLASDGITPAALQALYRELYHRFDVLGEPRWASLHPHREAIDLKRHGLGFELTTAHGLTGQREDFAADIVIFATGFRSHLPECLAPLAERLERDEHDELVLGPHFEVRWDGPAAHRLYAVNAGRHSHGIAEPQLSLMPWRSATILNHAAGREVFDLRDDAGPIDWQPAAAADLAQVI is encoded by the coding sequence ATGACTGATTCCCGCGTTCTCGACCTGGCCGGCCTGGGGGCCGGCCCCTTCAACCTGAGCATCGCCGCCCTGGCCGACTCGCATCTGCCGGACCTCGCCACCCGCTTCTTCGAGCGCCGCCGCGACCCCTCCTGGCACCCCGGCCTGATGCTGCCCGACACCCATCTGCAGACCGGTTTCCTCAAGGACCTGGTCACGGCGGTGGCCCCGGACAGCCGCCACTCCTTCCTCAGCTACCTGGTCGCCCATCGGCGCTTCTACCGTTTCCTCAACACCGAGACGGGCACCGTGAGCCGTGCCGAGTTCTCCGACTACCTGCGCTGGGCCGCCCGGCGCCTGGACAACGTCAGCCTGGGCGAGCCGGTGCGCGAGGTCATGCTGGACAGGGCCGGCTTCCGGCTGCGTACCGACCACGGCGACTACCGGGCCCGCCACCTCAGCCTGGGCACCGGCAAGCGGCCCTGGCTGCCGGACTTCGCCAGTGCCTACCAGGGGCCCCACTGCCTGCATGCCGCCGACATCGCCCACCATCGCCGCGACTTCAGCGGACGTCGCGTGGTGATCGTCGGGGGCGGGCAGAGCGGCGCCGACGTCTTCCTCAATGCCCTGCGCGGTCACTGGGGGCAGCCCAGGGCACTAAGCTGGGTCTCGCGGCGGCGCAACTTCGAGCCCCTCGACGAGACGGCCTTCACCAACGAATACTTCACCCCGGACTACACTCGGCTGTTCCACGGCCTGCCCCGCGACGTCCGCGAGCGCGAGGTGGCGGCCCAGAAGCTGGCCAGCGACGGCATCACCCCGGCCGCCCTGCAAGCCCTGTACCGCGAGCTGTACCACCGCTTCGACGTGCTCGGCGAGCCCCGCTGGGCGAGCCTCCACCCCCATCGCGAGGCCATCGACCTGAAGCGTCATGGCCTGGGGTTCGAGCTGACCACCGCCCATGGCCTCACCGGCCAGCGGGAAGACTTCGCGGCCGACATCGTCATCTTCGCCACCGGCTTCCGCTCCCATCTGCCGGAATGCCTGGCGCCCCTGGCGGAACGCCTCGAGCGTGACGAACATGACGAGCTGGTGCTGGGACCGCACTTCGAGGTGCGCTGGGACGGCCCCGCCGCCCACCGTCTCTATGCGGTCAACGCCGGCCGGCACAGCCACGGCATCGCCGAACCCCAGCTGTCGTTGATGCCCTGGCGCTCGGCGACCATCCTCAACCATGCCGCCGGCCGGGAAGTCTTCGACCTGCGCGACGACGCCGGCCCCATCGACTGGCAGCCCGCGGCGGCCGCCGACTTGGCCCAGGTCATCTAG
- the fhuF gene encoding siderophore-iron reductase FhuF produces the protein MPMTSALTRLYIGPLAGLTPPRVSAAPGPELLAARELLDPAYLDALFARFGARYAHGDRRAVASLWSKWHFSGLAAHGLAANLLLERDLPLGLDALSLEQSAEGQTTGLVLRHAGRPLSELGALSRFATLLDGHLTPLVEALAAATGASTKVFWSNAGNYFEYFAGALAGHPMASPDVGEPARALMESRTLSDGRRNPLYRPVRYLTPAEPDKPTRVRRLCCIRYLIDELGYCGNCPLACRRAGKAAKAAG, from the coding sequence ATGCCCATGACCTCCGCGCTCACCCGACTCTACATCGGCCCCCTGGCGGGCCTGACACCGCCCCGGGTATCGGCGGCGCCCGGGCCCGAGCTTCTGGCCGCCCGCGAGCTGCTCGACCCGGCCTACCTGGACGCGCTGTTCGCCCGCTTCGGCGCCCGGTACGCCCATGGCGACCGCCGGGCGGTGGCCTCGCTGTGGTCCAAGTGGCACTTCAGCGGCCTGGCGGCCCACGGCCTGGCCGCCAACCTGCTGCTCGAGCGGGACCTGCCGCTGGGCCTGGACGCGCTGTCTCTCGAGCAGTCCGCCGAGGGCCAGACCACCGGCCTGGTCCTGCGCCACGCCGGCCGTCCGCTGTCCGAGCTCGGCGCCCTCTCGCGCTTCGCAACCCTGCTGGACGGCCACCTGACCCCGCTGGTCGAGGCCCTGGCCGCGGCCACCGGGGCCTCGACCAAGGTGTTCTGGAGCAACGCCGGCAACTACTTCGAGTACTTCGCCGGCGCCCTGGCCGGCCACCCCATGGCCTCACCGGACGTGGGCGAGCCCGCCCGGGCGCTGATGGAGAGCCGCACCCTGTCCGACGGCCGCCGCAACCCGCTCTATCGCCCGGTGCGCTACCTCACGCCCGCCGAGCCGGACAAGCCCACCCGGGTGCGCCGGCTGTGCTGCATCCGCTACCTGATCGACGAGCTTGGCTACTGCGGCAACTGCCCGCTGGCATGCCGGCGCGCCGGCAAGGCGGCGAAGGCGGCCGGATGA
- a CDS encoding helix-turn-helix transcriptional regulator, which translates to MSLPDAGVRPHTPRDLQAYGRRYGLDYRVPGLSPRAEAPVVRGVVREFSPRPGMQLVASDVEVLHRYDSRSRANSPLSIIVLLEGRAEVALGDGRPLTLSPGMALSLRLEADQGLAASQPAGQRLRALTLSLDEACLARLGTVAPEPGASRMHAWPLPEPLRQGLEQALAAPLPDMAQRLLLEGLSLQLLAHGGRIDGPASASAPRLAPRERRRLERVRDALRQAPAREHRLEALAELAAMSPASLRRKFRAAFGRSVFDYLRDCRLTLARDYLIQGFSVQQAAHFSGYRHASNFATAFRRHFGYPPSSLPSAS; encoded by the coding sequence ATGAGCCTGCCCGACGCCGGCGTGCGCCCGCACACGCCCCGGGACCTGCAGGCCTATGGCCGGCGCTACGGCCTCGACTACCGGGTGCCGGGCCTCTCGCCCCGGGCCGAGGCGCCGGTGGTGCGCGGCGTGGTGCGCGAGTTCTCGCCGCGCCCGGGCATGCAGCTGGTCGCCTCCGACGTGGAGGTGCTGCACCGCTACGACTCCCGTTCCCGGGCGAACTCACCATTGTCGATCATCGTCCTGCTGGAGGGGCGGGCCGAGGTGGCCCTGGGCGATGGGCGTCCGCTGACGCTCTCCCCCGGCATGGCGCTGAGCCTGCGGCTCGAGGCCGACCAGGGTCTGGCGGCGTCCCAGCCCGCCGGCCAGCGCCTGCGCGCCCTGACCCTGAGCCTCGACGAGGCCTGCCTGGCCCGGCTGGGGACGGTCGCCCCGGAGCCAGGCGCCTCCCGCATGCATGCCTGGCCGTTACCCGAGCCGCTGCGCCAGGGCCTCGAGCAAGCCCTGGCCGCCCCGCTCCCCGACATGGCCCAGCGCCTGCTGCTCGAGGGACTGAGCCTCCAGTTGCTGGCCCATGGCGGCCGCATCGACGGGCCGGCGTCGGCTTCCGCGCCGCGCCTGGCGCCCCGGGAGCGTCGGCGCCTGGAGCGGGTCCGCGATGCCCTGCGCCAGGCGCCGGCCCGGGAGCATCGACTCGAGGCGCTGGCCGAGCTCGCCGCCATGAGTCCCGCCAGCCTGCGGCGCAAGTTCCGCGCGGCCTTCGGCCGCTCGGTGTTCGACTACCTGCGCGACTGCCGGCTGACCCTGGCCCGTGACTACCTGATCCAGGGCTTCAGCGTCCAGCAGGCCGCCCACTTCTCGGGATATCGCCACGCCAGCAACTTCGCCACCGCCTTCCGCCGCCACTTCGGCTACCCGCCGAGTTCCCTGCCATCGGCGAGCTGA
- a CDS encoding GNAT family N-acetyltransferase — protein MTLTLDTPAHAPETALSPLPDDAAHLQRRDADGDRANALIDRLDGVFARHPGLSLLVLDDAWHSHPDWSRLCETLGGGRILRRDFYQQPWHWLQHPPATPQDTPFDAEAGHPRRPPQPQGPLYRRFDPRLERTFSLRLVEPERDLERFVRWMHLPRVAEFWEQAWPEAELADFLAERLADPHTLPLIGEFDDRPFGYFEVYWAAEDRLAPHYPWAPFDRGLHLLVGEEDVRGPAFVDAWLGGLSHYAYLAEPRTRRLVLEPRHDNQRLFRHLERLGLLRLRDFDFPHKRSSLVMGLRERFFAEVM, from the coding sequence ATGACCCTCACCCTGGACACCCCCGCCCACGCCCCGGAAACCGCCCTGTCGCCGCTGCCGGACGACGCGGCCCACCTGCAGCGCCGCGACGCCGACGGCGACCGGGCGAACGCCCTGATCGACCGGCTCGATGGCGTCTTCGCCCGCCACCCGGGCCTGTCGCTGCTGGTGCTGGACGATGCCTGGCACTCGCACCCCGACTGGTCCCGCCTGTGCGAGACGCTCGGCGGCGGGCGCATCCTGCGCCGCGACTTCTATCAGCAGCCCTGGCACTGGCTCCAGCACCCGCCGGCGACGCCGCAGGACACGCCCTTCGATGCCGAGGCCGGTCATCCGCGGCGTCCGCCGCAACCCCAGGGTCCCCTCTACCGGCGCTTCGATCCCCGCCTGGAACGCACCTTCTCCCTGCGGCTCGTCGAGCCCGAACGGGACCTGGAACGCTTCGTGCGCTGGATGCACCTGCCGCGGGTCGCCGAGTTCTGGGAGCAGGCCTGGCCCGAGGCCGAGCTCGCCGACTTCCTCGCCGAGCGTCTCGCCGACCCGCACACCCTGCCGCTGATCGGCGAGTTCGACGACCGGCCCTTCGGCTACTTCGAGGTCTACTGGGCCGCCGAGGATCGCCTGGCGCCCCATTACCCCTGGGCCCCCTTCGATCGCGGCCTGCACCTGCTGGTGGGCGAGGAGGACGTGCGCGGCCCGGCCTTCGTCGACGCCTGGCTGGGCGGGCTGTCCCATTACGCCTACCTGGCCGAGCCGCGCACCCGGCGCCTGGTGCTGGAGCCGCGCCACGACAACCAGCGCCTCTTCCGGCACCTGGAGCGCCTGGGCCTGTTGCGGCTGCGCGACTTCGACTTCCCCCACAAGCGCTCCAGCCTGGTGATGGGCCTGCGCGAACGCTTCTTCGCGGAGGTGATGTGA
- a CDS encoding IucA/IucC family protein encodes MERLDHSLAPHWAAANRALIAKMIGELGYEQVIGPDTDGEGFRLDLGGAAWRFRATPTLWGQLRVDPDSLSPPPDTGLEAADFLLQLAPVLGMSDAQVAEHLEDLFATLRADCRLREARGDLSADDAIRLAEPERQRLLDGHPKFLFNKGRRGWGLEALARFAPEHGASFRLGWVAVTAEALESGSGPVDAAALLDSALDAAERTRLEQALAARVAEPAAYRLLPVHPWQWQQWLGPLHVADIAQGRLHYLGEFGDAYAPQQSLRTLTNVSRPAAYDIKLPLTIMNTSCYRGIPGRFLLAGPAASAWLKARSRDDEEFARIHLEVLAEPAGAVLPHAQYARLDQAPYRYRELFGVIWREALAPRLAANEQALLMAELMQSDEAGRPWLAAYLAAAGAEGGEAAEAWLRRMFEVSVVPLWHLMCRYGMSLIAHGQNLTLILRDGWPHRLALKDFQGDLRLVDEDFPEAADLPAELKAVTVRLPPEKLIHDLQTGHFVTTLRFIAPLAAHGGVSEARFYRLCGEVLDAYRARHPALAERFARFDLFAPRILRLTLNRAKFLHPTDSAADRMLAEMDLRVDNPLHRAARPNAADAPLAQEVSDD; translated from the coding sequence ATGGAGCGCCTCGACCACAGCCTGGCGCCCCACTGGGCGGCGGCCAACCGCGCGCTGATCGCCAAGATGATCGGCGAGCTGGGCTACGAGCAGGTGATCGGCCCCGACACCGACGGCGAGGGCTTCCGTCTCGACCTCGGCGGCGCCGCCTGGCGCTTTCGGGCCACGCCCACCCTGTGGGGCCAGCTGCGGGTGGACCCGGACAGCCTGAGCCCCCCGCCCGATACCGGCCTCGAGGCCGCCGATTTCCTCCTCCAGCTGGCCCCGGTGCTGGGCATGAGCGACGCCCAGGTGGCCGAGCACCTGGAGGATCTCTTCGCCACCCTGCGGGCCGACTGCCGGCTGCGCGAGGCGCGTGGCGACCTGAGCGCCGACGACGCCATTCGCCTGGCCGAGCCAGAGCGCCAGCGCCTGCTCGACGGCCACCCCAAGTTCCTGTTCAACAAGGGCCGCCGCGGCTGGGGGCTGGAGGCCCTGGCGCGCTTCGCCCCCGAGCACGGCGCCAGCTTCCGCCTCGGCTGGGTGGCCGTGACCGCCGAAGCCCTGGAGAGCGGTAGCGGGCCGGTGGATGCCGCCGCCCTGCTCGACTCGGCCCTGGACGCCGCCGAACGCACCCGCCTGGAGCAGGCCCTGGCCGCCCGGGTCGCCGAGCCCGCCGCCTACCGCCTGCTGCCGGTCCACCCCTGGCAGTGGCAACAATGGCTCGGCCCCCTGCACGTCGCCGATATCGCCCAAGGGCGCCTGCACTACCTCGGCGAGTTCGGCGATGCCTACGCCCCCCAGCAATCGCTGCGGACCCTGACCAACGTCAGCCGGCCGGCGGCCTACGACATCAAGCTGCCGCTGACCATCATGAACACCTCCTGCTACCGCGGCATCCCCGGCCGCTTCCTGCTCGCCGGGCCGGCCGCCTCGGCCTGGCTCAAGGCCAGGAGCCGCGACGACGAGGAGTTCGCCCGGATCCACCTGGAGGTGCTCGCCGAGCCCGCCGGGGCCGTGCTGCCGCATGCCCAGTACGCCCGCCTGGATCAGGCGCCGTACCGCTACCGGGAACTCTTCGGGGTGATCTGGCGCGAGGCCTTGGCCCCGCGCCTGGCCGCCAACGAGCAGGCGCTGCTGATGGCCGAGCTGATGCAGAGCGACGAGGCCGGGCGCCCCTGGCTGGCCGCCTACCTGGCGGCGGCCGGCGCCGAGGGAGGCGAGGCGGCCGAGGCCTGGCTGCGCCGGATGTTCGAGGTGAGCGTGGTGCCCCTCTGGCACCTGATGTGCCGCTACGGGATGTCGCTGATCGCCCACGGCCAGAACCTCACCCTGATCCTGCGCGACGGCTGGCCGCACCGGCTGGCGCTGAAGGACTTCCAGGGCGACCTGCGCCTGGTCGACGAGGACTTCCCCGAGGCCGCCGATCTCCCGGCCGAGCTCAAGGCGGTCACGGTGCGCCTGCCCCCGGAGAAGCTGATCCACGACCTGCAGACGGGGCACTTCGTCACCACCCTGCGCTTCATCGCCCCGCTGGCGGCGCACGGCGGCGTCTCGGAAGCCCGCTTCTACCGGCTGTGCGGCGAGGTGCTCGACGCCTATCGGGCCCGTCACCCGGCGCTGGCCGAGCGCTTCGCCCGCTTCGACCTGTTCGCGCCGCGCATCCTGCGCCTGACCCTCAATCGCGCCAAGTTCCTGCACCCCACCGACAGCGCCGCCGACCGCATGCTGGCGGAGATGGACCTGAGGGTCGACAACCCGCTGCATCGCGCCGCGCGGCCGAATGCCGCCGACGCGCCCCTCGCACAGGAGGTGTCCGATGACTGA